In Streptomyces sp. NBC_00683, the DNA window GCGACGATGGCCGCGTCCGCCGTCGCGATGGCCTCGGTGAGATCGGCGAGGAGCCTGGGGCGTCCGAAGGATTCGGCGACGAGGGTGACCCGGTAGTCGGCCGCGTCGCTCCAGCCACCCGTGTCGTTCCAGCGGGCCCCGACAGCTGCCCGGCCGAGCGACCGCATCCGGGCCACCGCGGGACATTCACCCCGGTGCACGGTGACGGCTCCTCCGCGCACCGTGAAGCCGATGATGTCGTCGGGGGGAACAGGAGTGCAGCAGCCGGCCAGACGGACCGGGGCGCCCGGCCCGTCGACGGCCACGCTCGCGGCGCGGCCTCCCGCCTTGCCGCGGCCGTTCGCCGGGTCGTCGGCCGGCTGGGTCTGCGGCCTCGGGGAGGCCGGGCGGCTTCCATGAGGTCCCTGCGCGTCGCCGGGGTTGGCCTCGAGCCAGCCGGTGATCGCGATCCGTGCCCCGGGGGTACGGGCATGGTCGAGCCACTCGGGAGAGGGGCCGGAGGAGGCGTCCTGGGCGAGCAGCAGCTGCACGGTGTCGCCGTCGTTCAGAACGGTGCTGAGCGTGGCCAGGCGGCCGTTGACGCGGGCGCCGATGCAGCCGTGCGCCTCTTCGCCGTACTGCGCGTACGCGGCGTCGACGCAGCTGGCCCCGGCGGGTAGCCCGAGCGTCCCGCCGTCGGTGCGGAAGACGGTGATCTCACGGTCCTGGGCGAGATCGGCCCGCAGCGTGGTCCAGAACGTGTCGGGGTCGGTGGCGGACTCCTGCCAGTCCAGGAGCCGGGAGAGCCAGCCGGGCCTGGTCGGGTCGGCGCGCTCACCGTCGGTGGGTTCGGCCTGCAGCGCGGCGGTCGCGTTGTCGGGGGTGTACGGGTTGCCGAGCGCGACGACGCCCGCCTCCGCCACCTTGTGCATCTGGTGCGTCCGGATGAGGACTTCGGCGACCGCGCCCTCGGGGCCCACGACGGCGGTGTGCAGCGACTGGTAGAGGTTGAACTTGGGCGCTGCGATGAAGTCCTTGAACTCGGAGATCACCGGGGTGAAACAGGTGTGCAGTTCACCGAGGACGGCGTAGCAGTCGGCGTCCTCCCCTACCAGCACCAACAGCCGTCCGAAGTCGGTGCCACGCAGCTCACCCCGTTTGATCCTGACCCGGTGCACCGAGACGAAGTGACGCGGTCTGATGAGGACTTCGGCGGTGATGCCGGCATCCCTCAGTGTGGATCTGACGCTTTCGGCGATCTCCGCGAGCGGGTCCTGCGCCTTTTCCGACGCGGTGATCAGAGCCCGGGTGTCCTCGTACTCCTCGGGATGGAGAATCGCGAAGACAAGGTCCTCGAGCTCGGTCTTGAGGGCCTGCACGCCGAGCCGTTCGGCGAGCGGGATGAGGACGTCGCGGGTGACCTTGGCGATCCGTTCCTGCTTCTCGGGACGCATGACACCGAGGGTCCGCATGTTGTGCAGCCGGTCCGCCAGCTTGATCGACATGACCCGGACGTCGTTACCGGTGGCGACGAGCATCTTCCGGAAGGTCTCGGGTTCGGCTGCCGCGCCGTAGTCGACCTTCTCCAGCTTGGTGACTCCGTCGACCAGGTAGCAGACCTCGTCGCCGAACTCCTCCCGGACCTGATCGAGGGTCACCTCGGTGTCCTCCACGGTGTCGTGGAGGAGAGAGGCGGTCAGGGTCGTTGTCTCGGCGCCGAGTTCGGCGAGGATCAGGGTCACGGCCAGCGGGTGCGTGATGTACGGCTCGCCGCTCTTGCGCATCTGACCGCGGTGGGACGACTCGGCAAGCACGTAGGCCCGACGGAGGTTATTGAGGTCCGCGTCCGGGTAATGGGCACGGTGGGTCTCCGCAACGTGTCCGATGGCGTCCGGCAGCCGGCCGCGTGAGGCAGGCCCCAGCAGGGCAACACGGCCGAGCCTGCGCAGATCGATCCGCGGACGACTGCGCTTGCGAAGGGGAGCACCTGGATTGGTGGCCTCTGCGCTCATGGGGCACCTCCGGCAACGTCGACCGGCGGTGAGGAGATGCGGTTGCGCCTCCGGGCCGGTGCTTGATGCTACCGACCCCAGCACGCGGCGCAGTCCAGCTCTCGCTCAGCGTGAAACGGATCACCCATTCGAGCGAAGCTCTACCCGATCACCGTTTCGAGCCAGGCCGGGTCGATCAAGCCTTCGGCGACGATCACGGCGGGCCCGGTCATGTCGACGCCACCGTCCGGATGCTCGGTGATCACCAGTGTGCCGCCGGGGAGATCCACCGTGTACGTGGCGGGGGTACCGGTCTCCGCCGGGTCCACACCATCCCTGCGGGCGGCGGCGACGGCGACGGCGCAGGCGCCCGTACCGCAGGAGCGGGTCTCCCCCGAGCCGCGTTCGTGGACGCGCATCGCGACGTGGCGCGGGCCCCGGTCCACGACGAACTCGATGTTGACGCCGTCCGGGTAGACGGAGGCGGGGCTGAACGGCGGCACCGAGCGCAGTTCCCCCGCGTGTGCCAGGTCGTCGACGAAGGCGACGGCGTGCGGATTGCCCATGTTCACGTTGCGGGCGTCCCAGTTACGGCCGTTCACCGAGACCGTGACGCCGTCCTCGGGAAGCACGGCGCGTCCCATGGAGACCGTGACGTCGCCGTCCTTGGCGATGTGCACCTTCTTGACCCCGCCCCGGGTCGCGACGGCCAGATCGCCTTCGGCGACGAGTCCGGCGCGCTGCAGATAGCTGGCGAAGACGCGCACGCCGTTGCCGCACATCTCGGCGATCGAGCCGTCGGAGTTGCGGTAGTCCATGAACCACTCGGCCCGGTCCGCCATGCCTCGCGCCTCGGGATGCGCGGCGGACCGTACGACGTGCAGCAGACCGTCGCCGCCGATGCCCGCCCGGCGGTCACAGAGCCGGGCGACGACGGAGGCCGGCAGGCCGACGGTGTTGTCGGGGTCGGGAACGATCACGAAGTCGTTCTCCGTGCCGTGTCCCTTGAGGAAGGGAATCTGCGAAGTGCTCACGAAGCAACTGTACGAGGCCTCGCCGACAGTCCGCAGAGCCGGGGCGGCCGAGCCGGATCCGGCAGGCCGGACCCGGTCCCCTCAGCGGGACCGGGGGCGCTCCGTCAGCGGAGCCGCGCCACGCGCCAGACGGCCAGGGCGACGAGTCCGGCGCACACGGCGACGTACAGGCCGATCACCCGCCAGTCGGGGCGCTCGCTCGATCCTCTGGACGGCAGTCCGGG includes these proteins:
- the dapF gene encoding diaminopimelate epimerase, with product MSTSQIPFLKGHGTENDFVIVPDPDNTVGLPASVVARLCDRRAGIGGDGLLHVVRSAAHPEARGMADRAEWFMDYRNSDGSIAEMCGNGVRVFASYLQRAGLVAEGDLAVATRGGVKKVHIAKDGDVTVSMGRAVLPEDGVTVSVNGRNWDARNVNMGNPHAVAFVDDLAHAGELRSVPPFSPASVYPDGVNIEFVVDRGPRHVAMRVHERGSGETRSCGTGACAVAVAAARRDGVDPAETGTPATYTVDLPGGTLVITEHPDGGVDMTGPAVIVAEGLIDPAWLETVIG
- a CDS encoding RelA/SpoT family protein, whose protein sequence is MSAEATNPGAPLRKRSRPRIDLRRLGRVALLGPASRGRLPDAIGHVAETHRAHYPDADLNNLRRAYVLAESSHRGQMRKSGEPYITHPLAVTLILAELGAETTTLTASLLHDTVEDTEVTLDQVREEFGDEVCYLVDGVTKLEKVDYGAAAEPETFRKMLVATGNDVRVMSIKLADRLHNMRTLGVMRPEKQERIAKVTRDVLIPLAERLGVQALKTELEDLVFAILHPEEYEDTRALITASEKAQDPLAEIAESVRSTLRDAGITAEVLIRPRHFVSVHRVRIKRGELRGTDFGRLLVLVGEDADCYAVLGELHTCFTPVISEFKDFIAAPKFNLYQSLHTAVVGPEGAVAEVLIRTHQMHKVAEAGVVALGNPYTPDNATAALQAEPTDGERADPTRPGWLSRLLDWQESATDPDTFWTTLRADLAQDREITVFRTDGGTLGLPAGASCVDAAYAQYGEEAHGCIGARVNGRLATLSTVLNDGDTVQLLLAQDASSGPSPEWLDHARTPGARIAITGWLEANPGDAQGPHGSRPASPRPQTQPADDPANGRGKAGGRAASVAVDGPGAPVRLAGCCTPVPPDDIIGFTVRGGAVTVHRGECPAVARMRSLGRAAVGARWNDTGGWSDAADYRVTLVAESFGRPRLLADLTEAIATADAAIVAATVEPPSEQRVRHTYTLQLPDAAGLPGLMRAMRDVPGVYDVSRAQQPAATA